A single Thermosynechococcus vestitus BP-1 DNA region contains:
- a CDS encoding ABC transporter permease produces the protein MTPWQTLRRNPLVMFSLGVLLTLYLLAIAADFVAPYSPYAFQVDGALLPPTRIYWHTPNGQWLGPHVYPTRLGPVNLETGERPLIVDWQEPSPIRLFVKGSPYRFLEITLPLPKRWSLTNVQIEPRTIFAGFPSDRHLFGTVGKGYLNLLGTDDQGRDQLSRLLFGARISLSIGLVGVAIAFPIGILVGAISGYFGGWLDAVLMRGVEVLMTLPTIYLLVALAAVLPVGLSSGERFLLITIITSFVSWAGLARVIRGQVLGIREMAFVQAAQVMGGRSLYIIVRHIIPQTATYVIIAATLSIPSFIVAESVLSLIGLGIQQPDPSWGNMLSLATNASILVLQPWLVWAPATLIVLTVLCFNIVGDGLRDALDPKGIQK, from the coding sequence ATGACTCCTTGGCAAACCCTGCGGCGTAACCCTCTTGTGATGTTCAGTTTGGGGGTGTTGCTGACATTGTACCTGCTGGCGATCGCTGCCGATTTTGTCGCACCCTATAGTCCCTATGCGTTTCAGGTAGATGGTGCCCTGCTGCCCCCCACCCGTATTTACTGGCACACCCCCAATGGTCAGTGGCTTGGGCCCCATGTCTATCCCACTCGCCTAGGCCCTGTGAACTTGGAAACGGGGGAACGGCCTTTGATTGTGGACTGGCAGGAACCGTCGCCCATTCGCCTATTTGTCAAGGGTAGCCCCTATCGCTTCCTGGAAATTACCCTGCCCCTACCGAAGCGCTGGAGTCTCACCAATGTGCAAATTGAACCGCGTACGATCTTTGCGGGGTTCCCCAGCGATCGCCACCTGTTTGGCACGGTGGGCAAGGGCTATCTGAACCTGTTGGGAACCGATGACCAAGGACGCGATCAGCTGAGTCGGCTGCTCTTTGGTGCCCGCATTAGCCTCAGTATTGGGCTTGTGGGGGTGGCGATCGCCTTCCCGATTGGCATTTTGGTGGGTGCCATTTCCGGCTACTTTGGCGGCTGGCTCGATGCAGTGTTGATGCGGGGTGTTGAGGTGCTGATGACGCTGCCGACCATCTATCTGCTAGTGGCCTTGGCGGCCGTGCTGCCGGTGGGACTCAGTAGTGGTGAGCGATTCCTGCTGATTACAATTATCACGTCCTTTGTGAGCTGGGCAGGACTGGCGCGGGTCATTCGTGGTCAGGTTTTAGGCATTAGGGAAATGGCCTTTGTCCAGGCGGCACAGGTCATGGGGGGGCGATCGCTCTACATTATTGTGCGGCACATTATTCCCCAAACAGCGACCTACGTAATTATTGCGGCAACGCTCTCAATTCCCAGCTTTATTGTGGCGGAATCGGTGCTCAGTCTCATTGGCTTGGGGATCCAACAGCCGGATCCCTCCTGGGGGAATATGCTGTCCTTGGCAACCAATGCCTCAATCTTGGTCCTACAGCCCTGGTTAGTCTGGGCACCGGCCACGCTGATTGTGCTTACGGTGCTGTGTTTCAACATTGTCGGCGATGGTCTGCGGGATGCCCTTGATCCTAAGGGGATACAAAAATAG